Proteins encoded together in one Chitinophaga lutea window:
- a CDS encoding ATP-binding protein, with amino-acid sequence MKALAVYSGTRRIPCHESFIDFASQVSSAVNNNNYYPAPAPAAPRVSNDQTGRLTALAHELRNPLTDINLSVGMMEGAVDKGDIKMYLDIIMRSSARISDLVTEILRQGRHAIKQEAQYSVHQLLEEVLKISDDRLTLKNITVSRQYSPDDFKMNADRLRMKIAMTNIVINAVEAMGTKKGELKLITKSAGDQFIVQFIDNGCGISKAIQSYIFEPYFTNKPGGLGIGLSTTCEILRENNVGINVKSIEGRGTSFILSFHKSQGA; translated from the coding sequence ATGAAAGCACTTGCAGTTTACAGCGGCACCCGCCGTATTCCTTGTCATGAATCCTTTATTGATTTTGCTTCGCAGGTCAGTTCCGCAGTAAACAACAATAACTATTACCCGGCCCCGGCGCCGGCGGCACCACGCGTATCAAACGACCAGACCGGCCGGTTGACCGCTCTCGCGCATGAGCTCCGGAACCCCCTGACCGATATCAATCTATCGGTCGGTATGATGGAAGGGGCAGTTGACAAGGGAGATATTAAGATGTACCTGGATATCATTATGCGCAGCTCAGCCCGGATCAGCGACCTGGTCACCGAGATCCTCCGGCAGGGCCGGCATGCAATAAAACAGGAAGCGCAGTACTCCGTTCACCAGTTGCTGGAGGAGGTGCTTAAAATATCGGACGACCGGCTTACCCTTAAAAACATTACCGTCAGCAGGCAATATTCACCGGATGATTTCAAGATGAATGCAGACCGGCTGCGAATGAAAATAGCGATGACGAACATCGTGATCAATGCCGTTGAAGCGATGGGGACAAAAAAAGGGGAATTGAAGCTCATTACGAAATCAGCGGGCGATCAATTCATTGTCCAGTTCATAGATAACGGCTGCGGGATCAGCAAAGCAATCCAGTCTTACATATTCGAGCCCTACTTCACGAATAAACCTGGAGGGTTGGGCATCGGCCTGTCCACCACCTGCGAAATCCTGAGGGAGAACAACGTGGGCATCAACGTGAAATCCATTGAGGGCCGGGGAACGAGCTTCATCCTTTCATTCCACAAAAGCCAGGGGGCATAA
- a CDS encoding helix-turn-helix domain-containing protein — translation MVCIRCKLVVKEELTKLGLHYTSVELGEADIVEELSAAQYAAIRQGLLKWGLEVMDDKKSILIQRIKNVIVEVVHYTEEPLNINFSDFLSEKLNHDYTYLANLFSEVQGITIEKFIISHKIERVKELLVYNELNLTEIAFLMHYSSVAHLSNQFKKVTGLTPSHFKQLKVKRRSMLDDV, via the coding sequence TGACGAAGCTGGGATTGCACTATACCTCGGTGGAACTGGGAGAAGCGGATATTGTGGAAGAACTGTCTGCCGCGCAATACGCCGCCATCCGGCAGGGCCTGCTGAAATGGGGCCTTGAGGTGATGGACGATAAAAAGAGCATCCTCATTCAGCGAATAAAGAATGTCATCGTTGAAGTGGTGCATTATACGGAAGAGCCGTTAAACATCAATTTTTCGGATTTTTTAAGCGAGAAACTGAACCACGACTATACCTATCTTGCCAACCTCTTCTCGGAGGTGCAGGGAATTACCATTGAAAAATTCATTATCAGCCACAAAATCGAACGTGTAAAGGAATTGCTCGTGTATAACGAGCTGAATCTCACCGAAATCGCGTTCCTGATGCACTACAGCAGTGTGGCGCACCTTTCCAATCAATTCAAGAAAGTGACGGGCCTCACACCTTCCCATTTCAAACAGCTGAAGGTGAAAAGACGGTCCATGCTCGACGATGTGTGA
- a CDS encoding cupin domain-containing protein, which produces MDNGHTTTGAGNTDLEKAKTHIIVEIIEYMANAVVIKTIIRKSTGNISIMSFDSGEGLTEKTSPFDTFAQIIEGRAEIVIDNVSNYLESGQGIIIPAHSPNFIRPNGRFKMIQTVIKSGYE; this is translated from the coding sequence ATGGATAACGGGCATACAACAACAGGCGCAGGCAACACTGACCTTGAAAAAGCCAAAACGCACATTATCGTTGAAATCATCGAATACATGGCCAATGCGGTAGTGATCAAAACCATTATCCGGAAGTCGACCGGGAATATCAGCATCATGTCGTTCGACAGTGGGGAAGGGCTCACGGAGAAAACCTCCCCGTTCGACACCTTCGCCCAGATTATCGAAGGCCGGGCAGAAATTGTCATCGACAATGTATCCAACTACCTGGAGTCCGGTCAGGGAATCATCATACCGGCACACTCACCCAATTTCATCCGGCCGAACGGTCGTTTCAAAATGATCCAGACCGTCATTAAAAGCGGATATGAGTAA